AAGCCGATCAGACCGGGATTGCGCCCGGGTACATGAATGTAATGCATAAGCTGTGCATCGAATGCCACAAGCAGAAGCAGGAAGAAAAGGTCGAGCTGGCTCCCGATCTCGCCCGCTGCGCCGCATGCCATCAGGGTCTGGATGAGTCGATGCTCATGGTAGTCGAGCCGTATCCGCAACCCCAGAGCATGTCGCTCCTGACGCAGCGATAATGGCTTCTTTAAGAAGGAAATCGAGAGACCATGGCTGGAAAAAAAATTGCCATTATCGATGACGAGCCCGATGTTGTCATTTATCTGACGTCGGCTCTGCAGGATAATGGATTCGAAGTTTGTTCCGCACCCAACGCAACTGAAGGATTTGCGCTCATTCGCTCGCAGCGGCCTGATCTTGTATGCCTGGATATTCTTATGCCCGAGGAAACCGGATTCTCGCTCTACCGGAAGATCAGGGATGACTCATCTCTCAAGGATATGCGGGTTGTAATCATCAGCGGCTTGAACATCAAGCAGGAGATGCCGCGTATCCTCTCTGGAAGAAATGGAGACGCCGCGGCGGTGGAGCCCGATTTTTTTATTGAGAAACCAATCGATTTGCCGCTCTTTATCCATACAGTCCGGCGGCTCACAGGCGCAGGGGAAGCAGCATGAGCGAGCCCGAATGGCAAAAATGGCTGCGCACGCAACTGTTCGACCAGGTGCCGTGCAATATCGCCATCATCGACCGAAAGTACACCATCGTCGACCATAACCGCAATTTCGCGGAACTGTTCGGCGAAGGGAAAGGGTTTCCTTGCTACCAGGTGTACAAAGGCCGCCTCGAACGGTGCTCCTCTTGCATGGCGGCGCACACCTTCCAGGATGGCAAGATCCGGATCAATGACGAAGTAGGTGTCGATCGATATGGCCGTCCCGCCCATTATATCGTTCATATCGCCCCTATCTTCGGCAAGAATGGAGACATCCCCTACCTGATCGAGATGTCAACCGACGTCACCGAGACCAAGCGTTTGCAGCGGGAATACCAGAATCTGTTCGAGCGCGTCCCTTGTTTTGTCGCAGTGCTCAACCGCGATTTCCGCGTCGTCCGCGCT
Above is a window of Candidatus Abyssobacteria bacterium SURF_5 DNA encoding:
- a CDS encoding response regulator, with amino-acid sequence MAGKKIAIIDDEPDVVIYLTSALQDNGFEVCSAPNATEGFALIRSQRPDLVCLDILMPEETGFSLYRKIRDDSSLKDMRVVIISGLNIKQEMPRILSGRNGDAAAVEPDFFIEKPIDLPLFIHTVRRLTGAGEAA